In the Scyliorhinus canicula chromosome 23, sScyCan1.1, whole genome shotgun sequence genome, one interval contains:
- the LOC119956565 gene encoding protein FAM71B-like, whose product MPQPTPAETKFTETRSCSEKVNLDIRSYLFYNLLEDIGAVPTSCVGEMQQHLYNGDYSLFKTAPVFESNFIQVSKKGHVSDIHHRVTMVTIGVSSTDPTLYIPDVLLIAQPSDRQKQLQLQIFNRNPKATFSSDSHFHCGTFTPLQLLRLFPLKLTKISIYDEKNHRLRLKLATHQSFYLQLIGTDPRFEDEMFEHWVKLVKHISSQGGDVYTLPRVS is encoded by the exons ATGCCCCAGCCGACCCCGGCAGAGACCAAATTCACAGAGACACGGAGCTG TTCTGAAAAGGTCAACCTCGATATTAGATCTTATTTGTTCTACAATCTTCTGGAGGATATTGGAGCCGTGCCCACCTCGTGTGTGGGAGAAATGCAGCAGCATCTATATAACGGAGATTACTCACTATTTAAAACTGCGCCTGTCTTTGAAAGCAATTTTATACAG GTTAGTAAAAAGGGGCACGTGAGTGATATCCATCATCGAGTTACCATGGTAACGATAGGGGTTTCCTCCACCGACCCCACACTTTATATCCCAGATGTTTTACTGATTGCCCAACCCAGTGACAGACAAAAACAGCTTCAACTGCAAATATTCAACCGAAACCCAAAAGCAACCTTCAGCTCCGATTCCCACTTCCACTGTGGGACCTTCACTCCCTTACAACTCCTCAG GCTCTTCCCTCTAAAGTTAACCAAAATTTCAATCTACGATGAGAAGAATCACAGATTGAGGCTCAAATTGGCGACACATCAAAGCTTTTACCTGCAGTTGATCGGAACGGATCCGCGGTTTGAGGATGAAATGTTCGAGCACTGGGTGAAGCTGGTCAAACACATTTCATCACAAGGTGGAGATGTTTATACTCTACCCCGTGTCTCCTGA